TTTAAATAGAATGCCAAACGCCTGTTTAGTGCTAATCTTTGCCATGCTTTCTTCCTTACCCACTTGTATTAAGCCCGCATTAATATAATCGCATTCTTCTTTAGATATCTTTCCTTTTGCCAAAGCATCTTTAGGGCTATCTTGAATAAAATAATACAACAAGACTATTCCGATTACACCAAGGACAGCCAAGCAATAAAATACCGGCCTCCAGCCATTTAAGACGGTAGCTAACCAGGTAACCGTTATAGGAATGATTGCCGGCGCTACAGCCCAGGTAGTTGAGAAAAAGCCCGTGGCCCGTCCCTTTTCCTCTTTGGGAAACCAATTCGCAATTGCTTTATTTGCCGGTGCAAAATGATGTCCCTCACCTAATCCAAGACCCAAACGTATAATAATGAATTGGGTAAAGTTTTTTACCAGCCCGGTAACGAAAGTTACCAGCGAAAAAACAATAATAGCAATGCTCATTACTTTTTTAGGGCCAATCCGATCGGACAACCAGCCAGCAGAAAATTGAGCAAGGGCATACGCAAAGAAAAATACCGATGCAGCCGTACCAATCTGACCATGAGTAAAGTTCAGTTCCTCCCTAATAATTGGAAGAAACGTTAAAACGCTTGTCCTGTCAAAATAATTGATAATATAAAGCAACCATATAACAATTAATATTGTCCAACGGGCTTTCATATTAATAATCATTCCTTTCTTGAAAGAATCTTCTTCACACTATAAAATTTTCGTATGTGAAATATTAATGTTTTCCAAAAAGTCTGAATATTTTAATTAAAAAATATATAGCTTTTAAAGTATAGTCCATCCGCCATCTACATAAATAATGGTTCCAGTAATAAAACTTGAGGCATCTGAACCTAGAAAAATAGCCGGCCCAATAATTTCTTCAGGCTCTCCTAGCCTTTGCATTGCATTTCTATTTTTAACACTATCATACCATTCCTTGTTTTCCATTACTTGGCGAACCAAAGGGGTTTTCATATAAGCTGGTGCAATGGCATTGACAGTTACCCCGTAAGGTGCCCATTCCACCGCAAGTACCTTGGTCATTTGATTAATCCCACCCTTGCTGGTAGCATAAGCAATTTGTTTTTTCATACAGACAGTGCCAAAAATCGATGACATATTAACCATTCTGCCCCTGCGCTGTTTAATCATTATCCCACCAATGTTTTTTGCACAAAGATAAACCCCTTTTAAATTAATTCTTATGACTCTATCCCATTCTTCTTCAGTTAATTCCAAAGCCTCTTTCCTAATGTTTATTCCTGGTACATTATAGGCAATATCAATCGAGCCGAACTTATCCAAAGCATAATCAACCATTTGTTTAACTTCAATTGCATCGGAAACATCTACTTGTAACCCAGCAGCTATATAGCCCATTTTAGAAATTTGATCAATTGTGTCATCAGCACTATGACGGGGACTTCCCACGGCAATTACGTTTGCTCCATAAGCGGCTACACCTAAAGCAATTTGTTGCCCCAAACCGGAAGCCGCCCCTGTTACAATAACTGTTTTACCCGTTAAATCAAATAACTTTTTCATTTAACTCTCTTCCTCCTAATTTTTAATATGCATTTCCCGCAAAACATTTTTCATTACTTTCCCATTGGGGTTTTTGGGCAGTTCGGTTAAGAACTCAACAAGCTTTGGCACTTTATATTTGGCCAACCGCTCTCGTACCCAATCTTGCACCTCTTCAACATCCAGGGAAGCGCCCGGGCGAGAAACAATGAAAGCTTTCACAACCTCACCGAAAACTTCATCCGGCACGCCCACCACCGCAGCTTCCATAACCTTGTTATGGCTGTAAAGAACATCTTCCACTTCAACGCAAAAAATTTTTTCACCGCCCCGGTTGATCATGTCCTTGATGCGGTCCATGATATACACATAGCCATCTTCATCAATTTTAGCTATATCACCCGTGTGCAGCCAGCCATCAACGATAGCCTTTTGGGTAGCCTCAGGGTTTTCCCAGTATCCGGGAGTAAGGTTGGGCGAATTAATCAACAGTTCCCCCTCGGTATTGGGCGGCAAATCCTCTCCGGTTACCGGATCGGTAATTTTACATTTGTTTACTGGAAACGGCAGGCCAATGGACCCCGGCTTTCTAAGAGCATCCTCCTTGGGCATACAGGTCCCGGGGGACGCAATTTCAGTAAGACCGTAAGTATTATGCAACTCTATGCCCGGCAACCAATCCTTGAGCATTCTTACCGTCTCGCCGGACATGGGCGCTCCCCCGAAACCCGCTACCCGTAAATGTGACAAATCATATTTACGATGTTCGGGATGCATTAACATCATCACATAAATAGTAGGTACCACAATCATACTGGTGACTTTTTCCCCCGCAAGTATCCGTAACATTTCGTCTGTTTTGTAGATGGGCATGAGAACAATGCCGCAACCCAGATTGATATACGTTAGTAATTGGGCGTAAAGACCCGTAACGTGGAACAAGGGTACAGCAATAACTGTTCTGTCCTCCGAAGTTAGGTTATAAATTCTTTTATAACTGATCATGGTATGAATAACGTTAAAATTAGTGTTCATCGCCCCTTTGGGTAGTCCTGTGGTGCCGGAGGTATACATAATAAACGCTACATCATGTTCGTCAATTTGTTCCGTAACGGTCTCCGAAGCATCGGTGTCGATCAAACCAACAAAGGGCCTGGTGCCTTCAATTTCCCGGCCGACCACAAAAAATTCCCGACAGCAGATAATAGAATTTAACACCGGCTTTATATTCACCCACCAACTGTCATTGAGCACCAACAAGCTGGAACCGGAATTATTAATCATAAATTCCAGTTCAGCACTCTTAAGCCTGGTATTCAACGGCACCCCAATGCACCCCAATTGAGCAACGGCATAAAGGCTAATCACAAAGGGAATACCGTTGGTCAATAAAATGGCCACCCGATCGCCTTTTTTAATGCCATACTCATTGCGCAGGGCATAAGCCATGTTATTGACCCGCTTGTTTAATTCTCCATAAGTAATTCGCTCATCCCCCATGACCAAAGCCACTTTTTTAGGAAAACGCCGGGCGCTGTTTTGCAATGTTTCGATTACTGTTTCCGGTCGGTCAGCATAAACGTTGACAGTTACCCCGTTGACGGTTTCTTTAACAATACCTTCAGTAAAACCCGGCGCCCACAGGTCTTTACCAACTGAAATCATAGAATCCCTCCTTTTGTTGCGAATGCTCATGCGATTTTTTTTATTACCTTTTGGACTTCTATTCATCTTTGATTTCAACGATTTTATTGTTATTGGGTGAGGGACTAAAAGTTAGTATTTTATCCCTGCCAGCTCTTTAGCCAAATTCTTGCGCAATTCCAGGTTATAGTTCGACAATATAGCTATGGTTTCCATAATTGGAGAGCCTCCGCCATGCACGCCGGCATACTGCCACACAGCCCCAAAAGCAGAACAATTCAGGTCACTGATGCACCGGAAGCAACGCTGCTGATCCTCCGCTGTTATCCCTTCCTTTCTAACCATATACTTGTCCAACAATGGTTTTGTTTGCTCACTGAAAAAATCATCTTCATAGGGAAGAGTAGCGGGAAGCCCTCCTGCTATTTCCGTCAGAATCTCGTGTTCATGATAGATGTTTTCTCCGGCATGCCGTCTGCCCACATTACAATAAATTGGGTCGGGTACAAATGTCCCGGATAAGGATTTAGTCGCATTTATTGAACCCGCAATACCTGCACCGTATACCAGTTCGGCAACACCCATCAAATCAGCCAATTTTTCCCGGATATGCTGCGCTTTGGCTACACCGTTGTACTCAGCCACCAAAGCCGTCAGTCCCATTATTATATCTGTTACAGCCGGCTTACATCCGGTATAGCTATGTCGATGGAAAAGAGCAAATAATAGAGCCAATCTTCCCCCAAACTCGTATTCTCCACACATAAATACTCTGTTCCAAGGCACGAAAACATTATCAAAAATGATGAACCCGTCTGAACTGCCGTGTTCCGCCAGAGGACAATTTAAGTGGTTCCGTTTTCTTGGAGATGATGCTCTGTTGATGATATAAACCCCTTCACTATCACTCGGTATGCCAAATGCTACCGCATAATCGGCATCTTCTTTCTTTAATGCTCTTGTAGGTACCACCACTATTTCCTCGGCAAAGGAAGATGTAGTTATGTGCTGTTTGGCGCCTCTCACAACTATGCCGTCTTTTTTCTTCTCTACTACGCGGACGTAAAGGTCGGGATCGGGCTGCTGATGGGGCCTAAGTGAGCGATCACCTTTAGCGTCTGTTTGGGCACAGCAGCCGGTTATATCTTTTTCCTGCCAGTACCTCAAATATTCTAAAAAGCGCTGGTGATACTCTGTTCCCTTTGCGTCGTCTATTTCTTTTGTTGCTACGGAAAGTGCGTTCATGGCATCTATACCCATGCACCTCTGAATACAAAATCCCGATTTTCTAGTTAATAGTCTGGTCATCTCTTGTTTCTTTAAAAGATCCTCTTGACTTTGGTGCATATGTGTAAAACGGTTAATTGCCTTTCCTGTTATATGGGATGTTGCTGTAAGCGTTTTTTTATAATCTGGATGATTAACTAAATCGTAAGTCAATGCTATTACATTGATGCCCGGCATAATGCGAGGATCTACTCGTTCTACCAGTTCACCTCCCATGTATATATTTTTTTTCATTGATTTTAATCTTTCGATGTATTCGTGAGATGTAATCAAGCTTTATCAATCCTTTCTAATCTGATTTTTACCGGATCTTTAAGAATTATATTTCGACCCACCGGAACCTGTTATTCTAAATATTGGGCTTGTTGAGATTAACGTCGGCCATATTACATAAGCAACACCTCCACTATGAAGCACCGATTATTAAGTAGAAAAGCGTATGCTTCAGCAATAATTTTCATAAAGTTTCAACATGTAATAGTTTTGATATAATAGGTCTGAATCATCTTATATATCTTTATAAAAGACTTCTAAACGCTGGCATATTAGGCCTTTGTGAGTATACACAAAAACCATCTCATTCTTTTGTACTTTTTAACAAAGCATTAAAACGAATCAAGCAAAGTGAGGGTTAGGTTAATCATAACTTCAGCCAATAATCATTTAAAAAAACCACAGGGCGCCAGACAGAAACTTACCGCAAGTGAGCAAAATATAAAGGGGGCCAAGTCGCCCCCTTTACTCTAAAACAAATAATTACTGCGTATTACCGGCTCCCGGACCGCCCCTGAAACCGGAGCCTTTTTTACCTTTAAGCTCGTTCATCTTGGCCTGCTGCTCCGGAGTGAGTAAAGACCGGCACTGCTCCCTGCTCTGCTGAGCAATGCCTTTGATTTTTTCACGCAGATCATTTATTTCCTTGATCTTGGCGTCTACCTGAGTTTTGTCCGGGTTTTTCTGCAGCTGCAGCTGTTTTAATTCATGCATACTATCCATCAACTTAATGCGCAGCTCACGGGTTTGGGTATAGGTGTTTTGATTAATTTCCCGCATTTTAGCAATTTGCTGGTCGGTAAGATTTAAAGCTTCCGCAAAGCCGGCCCGGTTACAATTATTCAGCATACGCGGGCCGTCACACCAACCGACACCGGCAGCCGCAGCTACCTGGACAATGCCAAATACCAAAAGTAATGCAACGGTTAAAAGCAATATTTTCTTCTGCATAGCCACATCTGTTTTCTTAAAACCTAAACAAATTGTTTATCCAGGTTTTACCCCTGCCAACTAATAGCCAAAGGGCCAAAGACAGGAGGCAGTTTCACAGCATGCAACTGTTAAATTATAGCTTTGCCTGTGTTCCGGATAACTTGCCTATAATGCTCATCTCCCACATTATCAATCTTGACAGTTGCATTGCTTTATTGCAATTGTGAGACTGCAAAAAACAGGTTGTTTCACCTCCTTCCTTCGTTTATTACGCAATAGTTTTACCTCTGCTGCGTTAACTTTAGTCTGCCCAATAATTATGGATAAACTGTGCATAAAAAATGGAAAGTCCGCGGAAATAAAGAAGAGCGGGGATAACAATATATGGTTTGGTTATGCGTGACAAGCTATTCTCATTAGTCATAAGCATCAGCCGCCCGGTAATCGCCAAATAGATGAGGAACTATCCAAAGAAGGAGCATTTTTATAAAAAAAAAGTGTATTCGTGAACTATAAAAGGTTTACATTAACTTAACTAATTCTTAAATAGTTTAAAATCAAACCTTTACAACATTGTTTTATTATTAATATATACAACATTTATTAGTATTGGGAAGGTGCCTGCATGAGCTTGAAAATACTTGTAGTGGATGATGAGAAAAACATACTGGAGCTGATCTCATATAATCTAAAACGCGAAGGATATACGGTTTTTACCGCCGAAAACGGTCTTGATGTTTTGCACATATCAGAAGAAGCCAAACCCGACCTGATCATCCTTGATATCATGCTGCCGGGTAAGGACGGCATTGAAGTATGCAAGCAATTAAGATTTAACGCAAGCACCTCTGATATACCCATTATCATATTAAGCGCCAAAGATGAAGAAATAGACAAGGTTGTCGCACTGGAAATAGGCGCCGACGATTACGTAACCAAACCATTCAGCATACGGGAACTTCTGGCCAGGATAAAAGCTAACCTCAGACGAGTAATGCAAAAGGACGAGCAAGTAACGCAGTCTCACAAGGAAACCGACTTGGTTTTTGACAATCTCCGCATCAGACCACAAGCTTACGAAGTATACATTGACGAAAAACGAGTGGAACTTTCCCCCAAAGAATTTGAAATACTAAATTTACTGGCTGCCAACCCCGGACGTGTCTTTACCAGAGATGCGTTATTGGAAAAAGTATGGGGATTTGACAGCGTACGTGAAACCAGAACCGTGGACGTACACATAAGGTACCTGAGGCAAAAAGTTGAGCCTGATCCGGCGAATCCTCAATTTATTGAAACCATCAGAGGAATTGGCTACCGTTTTAAGGATAGGTAGGGGAACGAGAAATCCTTTTAATCTGTGCAATCCCATGCCGCCCCTATTCCCGGCAATCCGCACCGCCTTGCCGCCTGCTCCAGTTTCATCCCCGCTGTTTATCGCTATCCCCGGCTGCCCCTGCTATTCCCGCCTGCCCCTTCATATATCAGTTTCATTATCTAAACAACATTTTCCGCCCTACGGCCTCGAATCGGTCATACTCATTGATCATATTTATTGGCCATGCAAGGCTTGGATATATGGCTTATTGGTATATACACATGCACGTGCGGCAAAATCTAAAGCCGGCATCAAATTACATATTGGAAACGGAAGCAAAGGACCGACACTTTGCTTCCGTTTGTCCTATTCCCCCTATTAAACCGAATTAAATTTACTTAAATGCTCATTTATTTTTTCGGCCAGCTCAGCCAGCTTCCGGGCCAAGTCGGCTATTTGCCGGGCTGAAAATTCCGATTCGCCAGTTTCACTTCCAACACCGGCCATTTGCTGAATGGTTGCCGCAATCTGGCTAATGCCTGCAGCAACTTCATTAGTTTGATGTGATATTTCCGCAATATAACCATCTGTAATATTGACCCGGTCAAGAATGCCGTCCAAGGCGTGCTGCGCTTTTACAGTAGCCGTGGATCCTTCCTCGACCATTTTACCGGCGGCATTTACATGTTCTTGCACTTTTAAGCCTTGCTCACGTATATCCTCAACAATCCGGCCCACTTTTTCTGTCGCTGCGACAGTATCGTCGGCCAACCGGCGCACCTCACCTGCAACAACTGCAAATCCCCGCCCCATTTCCCCTGCCCTGGCCGCCTCTATGGAGGCGTTAAAGGACAAAAGCGTGGTTTGTTGGGAAATATCCTTTATTACAGTTAGTATTTCATTTATTTTATGTATATTATCAACCAATTGCTGCATCGTAATAGCGCCCCTGGATGTGGTTTCCATATTGTCTCCGATTTTAGCAAATACGGTTTTTAATGCGGACACACTTTGTTCGGCGGAGCTCATCATCTCGCCGCTGGCCTTTTCCGCCCGGGCAACTTGACCGGCTACCGAAACCATTACTTCATTAATGGAAACAGCTCGGGATTCCGTCGCGGCAGCGATTTCCAGCTGGCTTTGAGATACCAGCCGCATTTTTTTGCTGGTACCCAGCAGGCTTAGCTCAGCGTCACGAAACTGGTTGATCATGCCCCCCAACTGCCCCAGCATATTATTAAAGCTTTGCCCCAGCACTTTAAACTCCAACCCTACCCCTTTCTCCCGCGCCCTGACGGATAAATCGCCCCTGCTGGCCTGAGCCATGACACTGCATAAATCATCCAAAGGCCCGGTAAATCTACGTGCTTGCCTAAGGCAAATCAAAAATGCCGCAACCAGTGCCCCCACACCAAGACCCAATATTATATTGCGCAGATATATAACCGGCTGCAAAAAGTCAGCTTCCGCCAGTTTAATAACATATACCCAGTTGCGGCCCGGTATTTGCTGATAGGCAACCCTGTATTTCCGTCCATTACCCCACATTTCAGCTAAGCCGCTGCGAGCATTTAATATTTGTTTCAATGTTTTCTCCGGCAAGGAGTTGGTTTTATCGGTTGCCAGTACAGCCTTGCCGTAGTGGTCCAGGATAAAAATCTGCACGGGAGTGCCCCGAGAGGCAAATGCAGTCAGTTCAGCTTTAACCAAGTAATTGGTTTTACGCATGATTTCCGCGCTATTCACCGCGGAAGAGTAAAGATCGATTTTTTCGGCTACATTTTTAGCCGAGTTAATTAACATTTCATCGTTATAAAGCTGCAGCAAATCTTTACTCACAAGATATGTTGAAAATCCTTGCATAAGCAGTACAGCTAACAGTAAGGAAACCATTAGTATAAGTATTCTGTACTGAAATCCTAATTTATCTCCCAGACAATTGACCGGCCGACCGGATTTAAATCCGGCCAACCCAGCCATGATTCTAGCCGGAATTGCCAGCATGGATGCACATACTCCCTCTCTTTGATATCACTTGTAAATAAACAATAGCAACAATATCGTCTCCGGGCTGCGACTTTTCGCATGCGTTGACGCATACTAAAAACGGAACGAATGGAACCGCTTACCAGGGCCTTCTCCGATAAAAAAAGGAAGCAGCGGAACTGTCCCCGTGCTTCCCTTCCCATGGATTAAGCGGCTGTCAAACGCCTGTGGATGTAGCGGCCCAGCGAGCGGGCACCGAAATTGAAAGCCAGCACCACCATCACCAGCATGGCTGCCGAACCGTCCGCCACGCGCCGCACATCGGGGATGATACCTTCCGAGTTGACCTTCCATATGTGTACCGCCAGTGTTTCCGCAGGGCGGAAAGGGTTTAGCGGAGATGTGCCGCTAAAAATATTCCAATTCGTAAAATCCAGCGCCGGGCTGCTCATACCGGCGGTATATAATAAGGCCGCCGCCTCACCGAAGACACGCCCCGAGGTAATAATGATACCTGTTAGTAAAGCGGGAAAGGCACTGGGCATAATAATGCGCCAAATGGTCTGCCAGTGGGTGGCACCCAGGGCCAGACTGCCCTCGGCCAATTCACGGGATACACCACGAATGGACTCTTCCGAAACCCGTACTAAAAAAGGCAGGTTAAATACCGTTAAAGCCAGCGCCCCGGACATCAGTGAGTAACCCCAGCCCGTGGCATTGACAAAAAGCAGCAGGCCAAACAGGCCCACAACAATGGAGGGTAGTGAGGTCAATGTCTCAATGGCCACCCGCACCGCTTCGGCCAGTGGGCTGCGCCCGGCGTATTCAGCCAGGTAAATCCCGGCCAATAGACCAATGGGCACGGAAATAGCCATGGTGAGAAATAAAATATAAAAAGAATTAAAAATCTGCGGGCCAATGCCGCCGCCCGCCCTGATATTTTGCGACGGAGAGGTAATAAACTGCCAATCCACGGACTTCAAACCGTGGTAAAAAATATAGCCGATTAATGTGCCCAATATAAGCAAGACCAAGCCGGCGGCCACCCAAAACATGGCCGTAGCCATGCGATCCTTAGCCAGTGAGTTCATTGGACAGCCCCCTTTCTCACTACAAGCCTGATAATTAATATAAAGAACAGAGACATTAACAACAACAGCAAGCCCATCGACCAAAGAGCGTTATTCCAGGTGGTACCCATGACGGTGGCTCCCATATCCATAGTAATGGCGCTGGTCATGGTCATCATGGGGCTTAATATGGATGTAGGTATTTCCCGGGTATTGCCGATGACCATCTGCACTGCCAGCGCCTCACCAAAGGCTCTGGCCATGCCCAGCACCACAGCGGTAATGAGGCTCGAACGGGCCGCCGGTATTAGTACCATGCGAATAGTCTGCCAGCGTGTGGAACCCAGGGCATAAGAGGCATGCTTGTATTCCAGCGGCAAGGCACGCAGGCTATCCGTGGACACACTGATGATAGTAGGCAATATCATCACCGACAGCACTAAAAAACCGGCCAGCAGGCTAAAACCCCCACCGCCGAAATAAACCCTGATAAAGGGCACCAGCAAACTGAGTCCGATATAGCCGTACACTACCGACGGAATGCCGGCCAATAATTCAACCGCGGGCTGCAGCACCCGCTGCCCCCAGCCCGGGGCAATTTCCACGATAAACACCGCTACAATAATACCCAGCGGAGCGCTGATACCCACCGCCAGCAAAGATACCAGCAGCGAACCGATGATGAAAGCAGCGGCACCCATCTGCGGTCCGCCCTCACTTAAACTTCGCTCCGGCAGCCACTGATCACTAAATAGAAATTCCCCGGGACTGATTCCATTGACAAAAAAGGTAGCCAATCCTTTGGAGCTAATAAAGTAAATTATAGAAATGGTTAGTAAAATCACCAATGCCGCACAGAGCAAAGTTAAGCCACGTCCCGCCCTGTCAAAAAACAGTTTCCAGTTCATTAAAACATAACCGTTCCTTTCATTTTAGGATGCCAGGGGACAGAAGTATATTTCACTGTTTTGCCGTCCCCAAGTTTCCCCGCGCTCCGAACAGCAGAACATGGGAAGCAGGAGAACCTTTCCCCCTTGCTTCCCTTGTCCGGCCTGATTTATATATTGCTTACGTTGCCCTGAGCGTCCCGTTCTACCTTCATTTCAGTAGCCGGGATGTAGCCCAATTCAACAACCAGGTTGTTCTGCACTTCATCGGACAGCATTTGATCAAGAAAGTCCTTGGCCAACCCGGTTGGTTCTCCCTTGGTATACATGTGCTCGTACGCCCACACCGGGTACTTGCCGGTGCAAATGTTCTCCTGGTTCGCTTCAACGCCGTCCAGCTTAAGCGTTTTCACACTGTCATCCAGATAGGACAGAGCCAGGTAGCCGATTGCACCGGGGGTTTCATTGATAATCTGACGGACGGTACCTGAGGAATCCTGTTCAATACCTTTAGCTTCTTCAGCACCTTTCAAGGCAAAAGCTTTGAAGGTGGCCCGGGTGCCGGAACTGCTGGGACGGTTGACCAGCTGAACTTTCACATCGGGTCCGCCCAGTTCTTTCCAGTTAGTAATTTTACCGGTGAAAATATCAATTAACTGCTGCTGGGTTACATCTTCTACTGTTATATCGGGGTTAACCACCGCGGCCATACCCACTACGCAAACCTTATGATCCACCAGCTGAGCCGCTTCTTCAGCAGTTAGCTTTTCTTCCGCAAATACGTCGGAGTTACCGATATTAGCCGCGCCCGAGGCCACCTGGCTTAAGCCGGTGCCGCTGCCGCCGCCCTGCACGACAATTTGTGCTTCGGTGTTACCAGCCATGAACTGAGCCGCCGCTTCTTCAACCAACGGCTGCAGTGCGGATGAGCCCACCGCTGTGATAGAACCCTTTGCACCGCCCTGCTCCTCTTCCTGGCCCTGTTCACCCTGCTGACCGGCCTGTCCGCCACAGCCCGCCACCACGGCTGCCAACAGTGCCAAACCACATAGTACGCTGATCAATTTTGCTTTCTTAAT
This genomic interval from Desulfoscipio sp. XC116 contains the following:
- a CDS encoding methyl-accepting chemotaxis protein, coding for MLAIPARIMAGLAGFKSGRPVNCLGDKLGFQYRILILMVSLLLAVLLMQGFSTYLVSKDLLQLYNDEMLINSAKNVAEKIDLYSSAVNSAEIMRKTNYLVKAELTAFASRGTPVQIFILDHYGKAVLATDKTNSLPEKTLKQILNARSGLAEMWGNGRKYRVAYQQIPGRNWVYVIKLAEADFLQPVIYLRNIILGLGVGALVAAFLICLRQARRFTGPLDDLCSVMAQASRGDLSVRAREKGVGLEFKVLGQSFNNMLGQLGGMINQFRDAELSLLGTSKKMRLVSQSQLEIAAATESRAVSINEVMVSVAGQVARAEKASGEMMSSAEQSVSALKTVFAKIGDNMETTSRGAITMQQLVDNIHKINEILTVIKDISQQTTLLSFNASIEAARAGEMGRGFAVVAGEVRRLADDTVAATEKVGRIVEDIREQGLKVQEHVNAAGKMVEEGSTATVKAQHALDGILDRVNITDGYIAEISHQTNEVAAGISQIAATIQQMAGVGSETGESEFSARQIADLARKLAELAEKINEHLSKFNSV
- a CDS encoding 4-hydroxyphenylacetate 3-hydroxylase family protein is translated as MITSHEYIERLKSMKKNIYMGGELVERVDPRIMPGINVIALTYDLVNHPDYKKTLTATSHITGKAINRFTHMHQSQEDLLKKQEMTRLLTRKSGFCIQRCMGIDAMNALSVATKEIDDAKGTEYHQRFLEYLRYWQEKDITGCCAQTDAKGDRSLRPHQQPDPDLYVRVVEKKKDGIVVRGAKQHITTSSFAEEIVVVPTRALKKEDADYAVAFGIPSDSEGVYIINRASSPRKRNHLNCPLAEHGSSDGFIIFDNVFVPWNRVFMCGEYEFGGRLALLFALFHRHSYTGCKPAVTDIIMGLTALVAEYNGVAKAQHIREKLADLMGVAELVYGAGIAGSINATKSLSGTFVPDPIYCNVGRRHAGENIYHEHEILTEIAGGLPATLPYEDDFFSEQTKPLLDKYMVRKEGITAEDQQRCFRCISDLNCSAFGAVWQYAGVHGGGSPIMETIAILSNYNLELRKNLAKELAGIKY
- a CDS encoding MFS transporter, with product MKARWTILIVIWLLYIINYFDRTSVLTFLPIIREELNFTHGQIGTAASVFFFAYALAQFSAGWLSDRIGPKKVMSIAIIVFSLVTFVTGLVKNFTQFIIIRLGLGLGEGHHFAPANKAIANWFPKEEKGRATGFFSTTWAVAPAIIPITVTWLATVLNGWRPVFYCLAVLGVIGIVLLYYFIQDSPKDALAKGKISKEECDYINAGLIQVGKEESMAKISTKQAFGILFKDTSFWSYSLVLFCVLGIYWGSTSWISSFLYEQYQFSIKTMGFFASLPYVAAFFAMMTGGWLMDKVFKGRVKPVLAASFICSIPVLLSIAKVPQGNTSLLILMLILLGFFTNLSFGVIYGYPQIRYPKEILGSAVGISNGIGQFGSFIAPLVAGFLVIQNAQGIFYTQVFAFFSGIAIVGLIFTLFLSERTYDFGKRVSDPSSDLGIKV
- a CDS encoding SDR family NAD(P)-dependent oxidoreductase; the encoded protein is MKKLFDLTGKTVIVTGAASGLGQQIALGVAAYGANVIAVGSPRHSADDTIDQISKMGYIAAGLQVDVSDAIEVKQMVDYALDKFGSIDIAYNVPGINIRKEALELTEEEWDRVIRINLKGVYLCAKNIGGIMIKQRRGRMVNMSSIFGTVCMKKQIAYATSKGGINQMTKVLAVEWAPYGVTVNAIAPAYMKTPLVRQVMENKEWYDSVKNRNAMQRLGEPEEIIGPAIFLGSDASSFITGTIIYVDGGWTIL
- a CDS encoding response regulator transcription factor, translated to MSLKILVVDDEKNILELISYNLKREGYTVFTAENGLDVLHISEEAKPDLIILDIMLPGKDGIEVCKQLRFNASTSDIPIIILSAKDEEIDKVVALEIGADDYVTKPFSIRELLARIKANLRRVMQKDEQVTQSHKETDLVFDNLRIRPQAYEVYIDEKRVELSPKEFEILNLLAANPGRVFTRDALLEKVWGFDSVRETRTVDVHIRYLRQKVEPDPANPQFIETIRGIGYRFKDR
- the pstA gene encoding phosphate ABC transporter permease PstA; protein product: MNSLAKDRMATAMFWVAAGLVLLILGTLIGYIFYHGLKSVDWQFITSPSQNIRAGGGIGPQIFNSFYILFLTMAISVPIGLLAGIYLAEYAGRSPLAEAVRVAIETLTSLPSIVVGLFGLLLFVNATGWGYSLMSGALALTVFNLPFLVRVSEESIRGVSRELAEGSLALGATHWQTIWRIIMPSAFPALLTGIIITSGRVFGEAAALLYTAGMSSPALDFTNWNIFSGTSPLNPFRPAETLAVHIWKVNSEGIIPDVRRVADGSAAMLVMVVLAFNFGARSLGRYIHRRLTAA
- a CDS encoding long-chain-fatty-acid--CoA ligase — encoded protein: MISVGKDLWAPGFTEGIVKETVNGVTVNVYADRPETVIETLQNSARRFPKKVALVMGDERITYGELNKRVNNMAYALRNEYGIKKGDRVAILLTNGIPFVISLYAVAQLGCIGVPLNTRLKSAELEFMINNSGSSLLVLNDSWWVNIKPVLNSIICCREFFVVGREIEGTRPFVGLIDTDASETVTEQIDEHDVAFIMYTSGTTGLPKGAMNTNFNVIHTMISYKRIYNLTSEDRTVIAVPLFHVTGLYAQLLTYINLGCGIVLMPIYKTDEMLRILAGEKVTSMIVVPTIYVMMLMHPEHRKYDLSHLRVAGFGGAPMSGETVRMLKDWLPGIELHNTYGLTEIASPGTCMPKEDALRKPGSIGLPFPVNKCKITDPVTGEDLPPNTEGELLINSPNLTPGYWENPEATQKAIVDGWLHTGDIAKIDEDGYVYIMDRIKDMINRGGEKIFCVEVEDVLYSHNKVMEAAVVGVPDEVFGEVVKAFIVSRPGASLDVEEVQDWVRERLAKYKVPKLVEFLTELPKNPNGKVMKNVLREMHIKN
- a CDS encoding Spy/CpxP family protein refolding chaperone, producing the protein MQKKILLLTVALLLVFGIVQVAAAAGVGWCDGPRMLNNCNRAGFAEALNLTDQQIAKMREINQNTYTQTRELRIKLMDSMHELKQLQLQKNPDKTQVDAKIKEINDLREKIKGIAQQSREQCRSLLTPEQQAKMNELKGKKGSGFRGGPGAGNTQ
- the pstC gene encoding phosphate ABC transporter permease subunit PstC, translated to MNWKLFFDRAGRGLTLLCAALVILLTISIIYFISSKGLATFFVNGISPGEFLFSDQWLPERSLSEGGPQMGAAAFIIGSLLVSLLAVGISAPLGIIVAVFIVEIAPGWGQRVLQPAVELLAGIPSVVYGYIGLSLLVPFIRVYFGGGGFSLLAGFLVLSVMILPTIISVSTDSLRALPLEYKHASYALGSTRWQTIRMVLIPAARSSLITAVVLGMARAFGEALAVQMVIGNTREIPTSILSPMMTMTSAITMDMGATVMGTTWNNALWSMGLLLLLMSLFFILIIRLVVRKGAVQ